The Planctomycetia bacterium genome has a segment encoding these proteins:
- a CDS encoding sugar phosphate isomerase/epimerase: protein MGFHQTKSHCNGKHSYHQIGLVRGQFGDIPEDQWLDFIAQTGFDGWEEASWELDLAKCATDAGAAAYAAERVAKAKKRGLEIFTVAVHLQGQALGDEPSAKTLQFCGGEAVEAYKKWRASGKNPPRENPYYVPEEVGKLIHQQSLDALCATARLAHHLGKLQDRKVCLPGFTGSPAHAWSHFFEFPPRPKSIGGHAIPDAIDVSLELIAERFAPFLDLCKQLGVTFDLECHPSERAMGDLESAGDYLRFMHKAGYDKVVGFNLDGSHMEWQGVSVVEFIREYGEHIHCAHIKGVWVAKEHTRAGRLGGHRPMGSKLNGWNFVTAGTQRDANSVEEIMIELNRAGFDGAVSIEWEDNDAEKRSGAKAALANVHRGDLPPSHGRHDETLKA from the coding sequence ATGGGTTTCCACCAGACCAAATCGCATTGTAACGGCAAACATTCCTATCATCAGATCGGCTTGGTTCGTGGCCAGTTCGGCGACATCCCTGAAGATCAGTGGCTCGACTTCATCGCTCAGACTGGGTTCGATGGCTGGGAAGAAGCATCGTGGGAACTCGACCTCGCCAAGTGCGCCACCGATGCCGGCGCTGCTGCCTATGCTGCCGAACGAGTGGCGAAGGCAAAGAAACGCGGTTTGGAAATCTTCACCGTTGCAGTACATCTTCAGGGCCAGGCACTGGGCGATGAACCATCTGCCAAGACGCTGCAATTCTGTGGCGGGGAGGCCGTGGAAGCGTACAAGAAGTGGCGAGCATCGGGAAAGAATCCGCCTAGAGAAAACCCCTACTATGTGCCCGAAGAAGTAGGCAAGTTGATCCACCAACAATCACTGGATGCACTATGCGCCACCGCCCGGCTCGCCCATCATCTGGGCAAACTGCAGGATCGCAAAGTATGCCTCCCTGGCTTCACAGGCTCCCCCGCCCATGCCTGGAGCCACTTCTTTGAATTTCCCCCGCGCCCCAAGAGCATTGGTGGCCATGCTATTCCTGATGCCATTGACGTTTCGCTTGAGTTAATCGCTGAGCGTTTCGCTCCGTTCCTCGATTTGTGCAAACAGCTTGGCGTCACCTTTGACCTCGAATGCCACCCCAGCGAACGGGCGATGGGCGATCTCGAATCAGCAGGCGACTACCTCCGCTTCATGCATAAAGCCGGTTACGACAAGGTCGTCGGCTTCAACCTCGATGGCAGCCACATGGAATGGCAAGGCGTCTCGGTGGTGGAATTCATTCGTGAATATGGCGAACACATCCACTGCGCCCACATCAAAGGTGTCTGGGTCGCCAAGGAACACACCAGAGCTGGCCGCTTAGGTGGCCATCGTCCCATGGGTTCCAAACTGAACGGCTGGAACTTCGTCACCGCAGGCACCCAGCGTGATGCCAATAGTGTTGAAGAAATCATGATCGAACTCAACCGCGCCGGATTCGACGGTGCAGTGAGCATTGAATGGGAAGACAATGATGCAGAGAAACGCTCTGGTGCAAAAGCAGCGCTAGCCAATGTACATCGGGGTGATCTGCCACCCAGTCACGGCAGACACGATGAGACGCTGAAAGCGTAA
- a CDS encoding DUF4440 domain-containing protein, whose amino-acid sequence MSAITYFILMHLVFHPTQDNVDKTKQELIAADREFCKTVTAKGIDGWMSFMASDAARLGPIGSKFVTGAVNIRKQDSPLFANPQVKLLWEPVDAHAFADGRSGITTGKYRLVEKSADGKETTKSQGAYVTTWRKDTAGWKVIFDTGVPEERK is encoded by the coding sequence ATGTCGGCTATCACATACTTCATTCTCATGCATTTGGTTTTTCATCCAACCCAGGATAACGTGGACAAGACAAAACAGGAACTCATTGCAGCAGACCGCGAATTCTGCAAGACGGTCACCGCAAAAGGCATTGATGGCTGGATGAGTTTCATGGCCAGCGATGCAGCCAGGCTTGGGCCAATAGGCAGCAAGTTTGTTACCGGTGCTGTCAACATCCGCAAGCAGGATAGTCCACTGTTTGCCAATCCACAGGTGAAGTTGTTATGGGAACCTGTTGATGCCCATGCATTTGCTGATGGTAGATCGGGCATCACCACAGGTAAATACCGGCTGGTCGAAAAATCTGCCGATGGGAAGGAAACAACAAAATCCCAAGGCGCCTACGTCACCACCTGGCGAAAGGATACAGCAGGCTGGAAGGTGATCTTTGATACGGGGGTGCCGGAGGAGAGGAAGTAA